A genome region from Chlamydiota bacterium includes the following:
- the nuoB gene encoding NADH-quinone oxidoreductase subunit NuoB translates to MWQILKNRIKQGYRTSRYPKEEPVFPSRFRGKPVLRNIEMNASLENNFQKEKDATGSISWGNTPSVDMGKLLFNEDLKEALPSGSFEYSNDYRMAVSRREDLILQGDELKLASALNCKMKKILGHSLRLREVSAGSCGGCDAEVQALGNVVFDLSRFGIGFVASPRHADGLLVTGPVTKNMKLALKKTYEALPDPKIVIAVGACAASGGPFMGGPEVSNGVDSIIPVDLYVPGCPPHPLTILDGLLRLLGRLG, encoded by the coding sequence ATGTGGCAAATATTAAAAAATAGAATCAAGCAGGGCTACCGGACAAGCCGATATCCAAAAGAGGAACCTGTATTTCCCAGTCGATTTCGGGGCAAGCCTGTTCTTAGAAATATCGAGATGAATGCTTCTCTTGAAAATAATTTTCAAAAAGAGAAAGACGCAACAGGCTCCATATCCTGGGGCAACACCCCTTCGGTTGATATGGGCAAATTATTATTTAACGAAGACCTTAAAGAGGCTTTACCATCAGGATCTTTTGAATATTCAAACGATTATCGAATGGCGGTATCGAGACGCGAGGACCTTATTCTTCAAGGGGATGAACTCAAACTTGCGAGCGCTCTTAATTGCAAAATGAAAAAAATATTAGGCCACTCGCTCAGATTAAGAGAAGTCTCTGCCGGAAGCTGTGGCGGATGTGACGCCGAGGTGCAAGCGCTTGGAAATGTTGTTTTTGATCTATCGAGATTTGGAATTGGATTTGTTGCATCTCCCCGTCATGCGGACGGGCTTCTGGTAACCGGTCCCGTCACAAAAAACATGAAACTTGCCTTAAAAAAGACCTATGAAGCCCTGCCAGATCCAAAGATTGTGATTGCAGTTGGGGCCTGCGCAGCGAGTGGCGGGCCTTTCATGGGGGGCCCAGAGGTTTCAAATGGGGTTGATTCCATCATTCCTGTGGATTTGTATGTCCCTGGTTGTCCTCCTCATCCACTGACTATTCTTGATGGTTTATTGAGATTGCTGGGCCGATTAGGTTAG
- a CDS encoding NADH-quinone oxidoreductase subunit C produces the protein MPTRKLTVRNNQSWELERVPVFEEELFIKRVLDESRAGARLANFFGFPDKNGNIQIFALLGQDEDSRLSLLSFKVSKNTSIFKSLTPNLPQAQGFEREVAEQYSMMPEGHPWLKPIRRLISENAGFFHAQGEEIHEVAVGPVHAGIIEPGHFRFQCHGERILNLEIQLGYQHRGIEQMLLEVSPDRKVLLAESIAGDTVIGHTIAYCSAMESLASLHISPRAEALRAVALELERLANHAGDLGALGNDIGFLSTAAYFGRLRGEFLNLLMELTGNRYGRSFCRPGGVLFDMDSKMIKEFKNRLSKAKGEMQEVSDLFFTKPSVLSRLENIGVVSSEMVKKLGFVGLTARAAGCERDVRMDYPHGMYRFHQIPISLANSGDVYSRAVIRWLESQRSIDFLLELLEQMPKGGLLTAMRPLKENHMTFSMVEGSRGEIIHGVITGVNSQIVRYKIKDPSFNNWLALTLAVRDAQISDFPLCNKSFNLSYAGHDL, from the coding sequence ATGCCAACTCGTAAATTAACGGTGCGAAACAATCAAAGTTGGGAGTTAGAGAGAGTTCCTGTGTTTGAGGAAGAACTATTTATCAAACGAGTTTTAGATGAAAGTAGAGCAGGGGCCCGACTTGCTAATTTTTTTGGGTTTCCTGATAAAAATGGAAATATTCAGATTTTTGCCTTGCTCGGTCAAGACGAGGATTCCAGGTTGAGCCTTCTTTCGTTTAAAGTTTCTAAAAATACCTCCATTTTTAAATCGTTAACGCCCAATCTCCCTCAGGCCCAGGGTTTCGAGAGGGAAGTCGCTGAGCAGTATTCGATGATGCCAGAAGGACATCCCTGGCTTAAACCGATTCGTCGTCTCATCTCAGAAAACGCAGGTTTTTTTCATGCCCAGGGCGAAGAGATTCATGAGGTAGCGGTTGGACCTGTCCATGCAGGGATTATAGAGCCAGGACATTTTCGGTTTCAGTGTCATGGCGAAAGAATTTTAAATTTGGAGATACAGTTGGGTTATCAGCATCGGGGAATTGAACAGATGCTGTTGGAAGTTTCTCCTGATCGAAAAGTGCTGTTGGCAGAATCAATTGCGGGAGACACGGTGATTGGACACACAATCGCTTATTGCAGCGCCATGGAGTCTTTGGCTTCACTTCACATTTCTCCCAGGGCTGAGGCCTTGCGGGCCGTTGCGCTAGAGCTTGAAAGACTGGCCAATCATGCAGGGGACTTAGGCGCCTTGGGCAACGATATTGGATTCTTATCGACTGCGGCCTATTTCGGAAGATTGCGGGGCGAGTTTTTAAATCTACTCATGGAACTCACGGGTAACCGCTATGGAAGGAGTTTTTGCAGGCCTGGGGGTGTGCTTTTTGATATGGATTCAAAAATGATTAAAGAATTCAAAAACCGTTTATCAAAGGCCAAAGGGGAGATGCAGGAAGTTTCGGATCTTTTTTTTACGAAGCCTTCGGTTCTTTCCCGATTAGAAAATATAGGTGTTGTCTCTTCTGAAATGGTTAAGAAACTTGGTTTTGTCGGTCTTACAGCCCGTGCTGCAGGGTGTGAGCGTGATGTTAGAATGGATTACCCTCATGGAATGTACCGTTTTCATCAGATCCCGATATCCCTGGCCAATTCTGGAGATGTGTATTCCCGTGCGGTGATCCGCTGGCTTGAATCCCAAAGATCGATCGATTTTCTGCTAGAGTTATTAGAGCAAATGCCCAAAGGTGGGCTTTTGACAGCGATGCGTCCTCTCAAAGAAAATCACATGACTTTTTCGATGGTTGAAGGCTCCAGAGGAGAGATTATCCATGGGGTGATCACAGGAGTGAATTCTCAAATTGTTCGTTATAAAATTAAAGATCCTTCCTTTAATAATTGGCTCGCATTAACCTTGGCGGTTCGCGATGCTCAAATATCCGATTTTCCACTTTGTAATAAAAGCTTTAATTTGTCTTACGCAGGGCATGATCTATAA
- a CDS encoding hydrogenase: MIFFILGLPLAGGALAFMLPINRSRSILLFCVSLIHLLSVGSFWINRPSSVLSGFLDLDSFGIIVLSIFSLLFFAVSLYLPSYIQNEKGRSNRVFAGYLLLLLFSMTLVSLSQHPGLFWVAVESTTLLTAPLINFHRRALALEATWKYLVICSVGIALALLGTFFLAISAIQLKSLLFNEIVHQASLLSIPWLKLSAIFLAVGYGTKMGLVPMHSWKPDAYGEAPGPVGALLSGGLTNCAFLAFLRLIQICNSADQTEFLRPVLLIFGMASIALAAFSMLGQADFNRLLAYSSIEHMGILILGLGLGGAGFYGSLFHAINHAFSKGLIFLVSGNIYQKYRSKRVDNIQGVLRSSPFTGGFLIAAMFAVTGIPPFGTFFSELMILSAALKAHDYGLAFFYLFFLSIVFIAIANTILKMARGLPPDTWNEHSKNESWGSLLPLLLLGGIVFLLGCYVPSFLDRMLLKSSGILGG, translated from the coding sequence ATGATTTTTTTTATTTTGGGATTGCCCCTGGCGGGTGGAGCCTTGGCTTTCATGCTTCCTATAAACCGATCAAGAAGTATTCTTCTTTTTTGTGTTTCGTTGATCCATTTATTGAGCGTGGGAAGTTTTTGGATTAATCGGCCGTCGAGTGTCTTGAGCGGTTTTCTCGATCTTGATTCATTCGGGATCATTGTTCTTTCTATTTTCAGTCTGCTTTTCTTTGCGGTTTCCCTCTATTTGCCAAGCTATATTCAAAATGAAAAAGGGCGTTCTAATCGTGTTTTTGCAGGGTACCTTTTGCTACTTCTTTTCTCAATGACACTGGTTTCTCTGAGTCAGCATCCAGGGCTGTTTTGGGTAGCGGTTGAATCAACCACACTGTTAACGGCACCCTTAATTAATTTTCACCGACGGGCTTTGGCGCTTGAAGCAACCTGGAAATATCTCGTGATTTGCTCTGTTGGGATTGCCCTGGCGCTTTTAGGAACTTTCTTTTTGGCCATCTCCGCCATTCAACTCAAGAGCCTCCTTTTTAACGAGATTGTTCATCAAGCCTCTTTGCTTTCAATTCCATGGTTAAAATTGAGTGCCATTTTTCTTGCCGTTGGTTACGGCACAAAAATGGGACTTGTTCCAATGCATAGCTGGAAACCAGATGCCTATGGAGAAGCCCCGGGTCCTGTGGGGGCCTTACTCTCTGGAGGGCTGACGAATTGCGCCTTTTTAGCCTTCTTGAGGTTGATTCAGATTTGTAACAGTGCGGATCAAACAGAATTTTTACGACCGGTGTTATTGATTTTTGGAATGGCTTCAATCGCCCTGGCTGCTTTTTCCATGCTGGGTCAAGCAGATTTCAATCGGCTGCTAGCCTACTCCAGCATTGAACACATGGGAATTCTTATTCTGGGTCTGGGCCTTGGGGGGGCTGGCTTTTATGGAAGTCTATTTCATGCAATCAATCATGCGTTTTCAAAGGGACTGATCTTTTTAGTCTCGGGCAATATTTATCAAAAATACCGCAGTAAGCGTGTTGACAACATTCAGGGTGTTTTAAGATCATCGCCTTTTACAGGAGGATTTTTGATCGCTGCGATGTTCGCAGTAACAGGGATTCCTCCCTTCGGTACTTTTTTCAGTGAATTGATGATTTTAAGCGCTGCCCTGAAAGCCCATGATTACGGGTTGGCTTTTTTCTATCTCTTTTTCTTGTCCATTGTTTTTATTGCGATCGCAAATACCATTTTAAAAATGGCCAGAGGACTCCCTCCGGATACATGGAATGAACATTCAAAAAATGAGTCTTGGGGCAGTCTATTGCCGCTCTTGTTGTTAGGAGGAATTGTGTTCCTGCTAGGATGTTATGTCCCTTCGTTTTTGGATCGAATGCTTCTTAAATCCAGTGGAATTTTAGGGGGATAA
- a CDS encoding hydrogenase has translation MNPVWLDRMLAVIVVSAICLLGISRIGSIIKLFAIQSLVLSIIPFLMNGPLGVHRIALALVTFFLKVIIIPMILFWAVRHVAIRRDSPGLFGISISLLLGGFLVGLSFFLSSCLVLSEKPFSDLLIPSAFSTLFIGLLLLISRTKAITQVVGYLVMENGIFLFALLLFDVTPLLVELGIFLDIFVGVFIMGIVINHIQNEFDHTDTSQFTALKG, from the coding sequence CTGGATAGGATGCTGGCCGTCATTGTGGTTTCGGCGATTTGTCTTTTAGGGATAAGCCGCATCGGATCGATTATTAAACTTTTTGCAATACAATCTTTAGTTTTATCTATCATTCCTTTTTTGATGAATGGCCCATTGGGTGTCCACAGAATTGCGCTTGCGCTTGTTACCTTTTTTCTTAAAGTGATCATCATTCCCATGATCCTTTTTTGGGCTGTTCGGCATGTCGCAATCCGCCGCGACTCACCGGGTCTTTTTGGTATCAGCATCAGTCTTTTACTTGGGGGATTTTTAGTTGGCCTTTCTTTTTTTCTATCGTCGTGTCTGGTTCTATCTGAAAAACCTTTTTCGGATCTCTTGATCCCTTCAGCTTTTTCAACCCTCTTTATTGGATTATTGCTTCTCATCAGCCGGACCAAGGCGATTACTCAGGTCGTCGGCTATCTGGTGATGGAAAACGGTATATTTCTTTTTGCTCTTTTGCTTTTTGATGTTACGCCCCTTCTGGTTGAGTTGGGAATTTTTTTGGATATTTTTGTCGGAGTTTTTATTATGGGAATTGTCATTAACCATATTCAAAATGAATTTGACCATACGGACACATCGCAGTTCACGGCGTTGAAAGGCTAA
- a CDS encoding CcmD family protein, protein MRRIPRPIANSGFNYVKGMNMPYLFAAFSIVWLGLFSYLFYLGKQQKMLENEIQKLKGKTFQQ, encoded by the coding sequence TTGCGTCGAATTCCGCGGCCTATTGCAAATTCTGGGTTTAACTACGTGAAAGGAATGAACATGCCCTATCTATTTGCCGCTTTTTCAATCGTATGGTTGGGACTTTTTTCTTATCTTTTTTATTTAGGGAAACAACAAAAAATGCTTGAAAACGAAATCCAAAAACTTAAAGGAAAAACGTTTCAGCAATGA
- a CDS encoding adenylate/guanylate cyclase domain-containing protein: MTDFLKERFLKLGIKAKLGLLTASMVALTLLITLVISSYREVEFKKAEARKLMINLGKQIGLLKGLSLSPSQESFAEYLEKTVHSVISRKGYTMTIVYIITTTPDGQIELPVFNLNMIHLPHQDPLFVAKEILSKKFLIGPGIQDVAIDVGNKGSLHVGFSMQILISEIWESRFEHLAIGIILIIFGIGAAMGLANKITEPLFTLIQGFEKVSKGDFEAQVHIQTHDELQELAQSFNEMTAGLRERETIKDVFRRYATDQVVEKILSGEVRPTLSGELCEVTVLFSDIRMFTSIATKLSPQQVVYLLNLFFTAMTDVVIQNEGLIDKFSGDEIMVVFGAPIHHLDHPERALRTALQMMKELERVNEKLVRENYPKIDIGIGISTGVAVAGNVGSEKRMAYTVIGQDVNLAARLVSIANKGEILLSEVTYKRVSGIIQAKPEETLLKGLDKPLTVYRITP, from the coding sequence ATGACGGATTTTCTTAAGGAAAGATTTCTAAAACTCGGAATTAAAGCCAAACTTGGCCTTTTAACAGCCTCAATGGTTGCCCTGACCCTTCTCATCACCCTCGTCATTTCCTCTTATCGTGAGGTCGAATTCAAAAAGGCTGAGGCTCGTAAGCTCATGATTAATCTTGGAAAGCAGATTGGCCTTTTAAAGGGTTTGTCGCTGAGTCCTTCTCAAGAATCTTTTGCCGAATACCTCGAAAAAACAGTCCATTCGGTGATCAGTCGCAAAGGATATACGATGACCATCGTTTATATTATTACAACAACTCCTGATGGGCAAATTGAACTTCCTGTTTTCAATCTTAACATGATTCACCTCCCCCATCAGGATCCTCTTTTTGTAGCCAAAGAAATTCTTTCTAAAAAATTTTTAATCGGTCCTGGCATTCAAGATGTCGCCATAGATGTTGGAAATAAAGGCAGCCTTCATGTGGGTTTTTCAATGCAAATTCTTATCAGCGAAATATGGGAGAGTCGATTTGAACATTTAGCAATTGGAATTATTCTCATCATCTTTGGAATTGGAGCAGCGATGGGTCTTGCCAATAAAATTACGGAACCGCTCTTTACCCTTATTCAAGGTTTTGAAAAAGTTTCGAAAGGAGATTTTGAAGCCCAAGTCCATATTCAAACCCACGATGAGCTCCAAGAACTGGCCCAGTCTTTTAATGAGATGACCGCAGGACTCAGAGAACGTGAGACCATCAAGGATGTTTTTCGAAGATATGCGACCGATCAGGTTGTTGAAAAAATTTTGAGCGGTGAGGTTCGCCCCACCTTGAGTGGTGAGCTCTGTGAAGTAACGGTTCTTTTTTCTGATATTCGCATGTTTACTTCTATCGCGACGAAATTGTCCCCTCAACAGGTGGTCTATCTCCTAAATCTTTTCTTCACAGCCATGACCGATGTTGTCATTCAAAATGAAGGACTGATTGATAAATTTAGCGGTGATGAAATCATGGTTGTGTTTGGAGCTCCCATCCATCATCTTGACCACCCCGAGCGGGCTTTACGAACGGCTCTTCAAATGATGAAAGAACTTGAAAGAGTGAATGAAAAACTCGTCCGTGAAAATTATCCCAAAATTGATATCGGAATTGGGATTAGCACAGGTGTTGCAGTCGCTGGAAACGTAGGATCTGAAAAAAGAATGGCCTATACGGTTATTGGTCAGGATGTAAATTTAGCGGCACGACTGGTCTCAATCGCTAATAAAGGTGAAATCCTCCTCAGTGAGGTAACCTACAAAAGAGTGAGCGGTATCATCCAGGCAAAACCTGAGGAAACCCTCTTAAAAGGTTTGGATAAACCCCTTACCGTTTATCGGATCACTCCCTGA